Proteins from a genomic interval of Gemmatimonadaceae bacterium:
- a CDS encoding PIG-L family deacetylase, translated as MNARTVVSVLAGVALLAPVAMAAQTGVTAERGAAALGSVLDGLGTTGRVLTVAAHPDDEDTQFIAWLTRGRHVETAYLSLTRGDGGQNLIGNELGEALGAIRTQELLSARRLDGGRQYFSRAFDFGFSKNAEETYTHWPKDSILGDVIRVVRAFRPQVMVAFFSGTPRDGHGHHQVSGLLAREAYDLAADTVRFPVAGYGLPWTPLKFYRSARQNPAEATLRMNVGEYDALLGRSYYEIAAESRSQHKSQGFGVLQRKGVIMDAITREAARTGPANAKDETSLFDGVDTTWAPLRAKLPSMAQLQLDSALTLIGTVRRAYRADDPTPIIVPLAAALRLLRAARSALPTSPAVLFAGTAGMTPRISPRRATDADPALWDALQLAIGRAERALALAAGVAVEATAPRAVFPVREARKTNVGDSLPVTVTVFNRGRVPVTMAYAGMRDYAQPAGGFPEKNVPIAPDSALTFQRWAVAFEPASPWWRMNGRKQQDWFQAPIDANDEATSEDRTATVVRASVIIAGEMVGVTTPVVNRFADPIRGDQQVPVSAVPGITVGLASAIEYMRAGVPVEREIPVRIQSAYDSATTVRVRLDLPEGLKADSAERVRVLPRDGSAVVVFRVTGMVPVGRHIVGAFAQHEKVESMSGYYTIAYDHITPQRLYGTSGMYLSAVSVKIPPRARVGYITGSGDLGLEALRQLDVAVEKIEPSAIAGTDLSRFTSIVVGPRAYESSDELVRQNPRLLDYAKRGGTLVVQYGAQDMSKYPVTPYPLQWTRPAARVTMEQAPVTVLQPTSPLLTVPNKIGDDDWKDWVQERATYMPTTIDPRYTPLLSMNDPEEPTNRGALLVAPVGKGRYVYVTLALFRQLPNGVPGAARILLNLINAAPMAVPPKM; from the coding sequence GTGAACGCCCGCACGGTGGTCTCGGTGTTGGCGGGAGTGGCGCTGCTCGCACCCGTCGCGATGGCCGCCCAGACGGGCGTAACCGCCGAGCGCGGCGCGGCCGCCCTGGGTTCGGTGCTGGATGGGTTGGGCACGACCGGTCGGGTGTTGACCGTCGCAGCGCATCCCGACGACGAGGACACGCAGTTCATCGCCTGGCTCACCCGCGGACGTCACGTGGAGACGGCGTATCTCTCGCTGACGCGCGGTGATGGCGGGCAGAATCTCATTGGCAACGAACTGGGCGAAGCGCTGGGCGCGATTCGCACGCAGGAATTGCTGTCGGCCCGACGCCTTGATGGCGGGCGACAATATTTTTCGCGCGCGTTCGACTTCGGGTTCAGCAAGAACGCTGAAGAGACGTACACGCATTGGCCCAAGGATTCGATCCTCGGCGACGTGATTCGCGTGGTGCGCGCGTTTCGGCCGCAGGTGATGGTGGCATTCTTCAGCGGCACGCCGCGGGACGGCCATGGGCATCATCAGGTGTCCGGGCTGTTGGCGCGCGAAGCGTACGACCTGGCGGCCGACACCGTGCGATTCCCGGTGGCGGGCTACGGTCTGCCGTGGACACCGCTCAAGTTCTACCGCAGTGCGCGGCAAAATCCAGCGGAGGCCACGCTGCGCATGAACGTGGGCGAGTACGACGCGCTGTTGGGTCGCAGTTACTACGAGATTGCGGCGGAGAGTCGTTCGCAGCACAAATCGCAGGGCTTTGGGGTGCTGCAGCGCAAAGGCGTCATCATGGATGCGATCACCCGTGAAGCCGCCCGCACCGGGCCCGCGAATGCCAAGGACGAGACCAGTCTGTTTGACGGCGTGGACACGACGTGGGCCCCGTTGCGGGCCAAGTTGCCGTCGATGGCGCAACTGCAGCTTGACTCGGCGCTCACCCTGATCGGGACCGTGCGCCGCGCGTATCGGGCTGACGATCCGACCCCGATCATCGTGCCGCTCGCCGCCGCACTACGTCTGTTGCGCGCGGCGCGTTCCGCACTGCCTACCTCACCGGCGGTGTTGTTTGCGGGCACGGCGGGGATGACACCACGCATCAGCCCCCGCCGAGCCACCGATGCCGATCCCGCGTTGTGGGATGCGTTGCAACTGGCGATTGGTCGCGCGGAGCGGGCGCTGGCGCTGGCGGCCGGCGTGGCGGTTGAAGCCACCGCGCCACGCGCCGTGTTTCCGGTGCGCGAAGCCCGAAAGACGAATGTCGGGGATTCGCTGCCGGTCACGGTGACGGTGTTCAATCGCGGTCGCGTGCCGGTGACGATGGCGTACGCGGGCATGCGCGACTACGCGCAACCCGCTGGTGGTTTCCCGGAGAAGAACGTGCCGATTGCCCCGGACAGCGCGCTGACCTTTCAACGGTGGGCGGTGGCGTTTGAACCGGCCTCACCGTGGTGGCGCATGAACGGTCGCAAGCAGCAGGACTGGTTCCAGGCACCGATCGATGCGAACGACGAAGCCACGTCGGAAGACCGCACCGCGACGGTGGTGCGCGCCAGTGTGATCATTGCCGGTGAGATGGTCGGCGTGACCACACCCGTCGTGAATCGATTTGCCGATCCGATCAGGGGTGACCAGCAAGTACCTGTTTCGGCCGTGCCCGGTATCACCGTGGGATTGGCCAGCGCGATCGAGTACATGCGTGCCGGCGTGCCCGTGGAGCGCGAGATTCCCGTGCGCATTCAGTCAGCGTATGACAGCGCGACCACCGTTCGCGTGCGATTGGACTTGCCGGAGGGGCTCAAGGCCGATTCAGCGGAACGCGTGCGCGTGTTACCGCGAGACGGCAGTGCGGTGGTGGTGTTCCGGGTGACCGGCATGGTACCCGTCGGTCGACATATTGTCGGTGCATTCGCGCAACACGAGAAGGTCGAGTCAATGAGTGGTTATTACACGATTGCGTACGACCACATCACGCCGCAGCGCCTGTACGGCACGTCGGGGATGTATCTCTCGGCGGTGAGCGTGAAGATTCCGCCGCGGGCGCGTGTGGGCTACATCACGGGGTCGGGCGACCTGGGACTCGAGGCACTGCGCCAGCTGGATGTGGCGGTGGAAAAGATCGAACCATCGGCCATTGCCGGTACTGATCTTTCGCGCTTCACGTCGATCGTCGTGGGACCGCGCGCGTACGAATCCAGCGACGAGCTGGTCCGGCAGAATCCACGACTGCTGGACTACGCCAAGCGCGGTGGCACGCTGGTGGTGCAGTACGGGGCGCAGGACATGAGCAAGTATCCAGTGACCCCGTATCCGTTGCAGTGGACCCGTCCGGCGGCGCGCGTCACCATGGAGCAAGCGCCGGTGACGGTGCTGCAACCCACGTCCCCGCTGCTCACAGTGCCCAACAAGATTGGCGATGACGACTGGAAAGACTGGGTGCAGGAGCGGGCGACGTATATGCCCACCACTATCGATCCGCGGTACACGCCGTTGTTGTCGATGAACGATCCGGAGGAGCCGACGAATCGCGGCGCGCTGTTGGTGGCGCCGGTGGGCAAGGGGCGCTACGTGTACGTGACGCTGGCGCTGTTCCGGCAACTGCCGAACGGTGTGCCGGGCGCGGCGCGCATCCTGCTGAATCTGATCAATGCGGCGCCGATGGCGGTGCCGCCGAAGATGTGA
- a CDS encoding sodium:solute symporter has protein sequence MHWINWVVVAAYLTYLVVDGLRRSRGTSNLEGYFLAGRSLPWWAVGLSVMATQLSAVTLIGTTGQGATDGLRFVQFYFGLPIAMVILGVTLVPFLHGAKVYTAYEYLERRFDAKTRSLTSLLFLLSRGMSCSTILAAPAVVFSAIFGWDLAWSVALIGIPTITYTVFGGVRAVAWADVKQMVIVVAALTSIVIVLIVRMPIPLDDALHIAGAAGRLQVFDFSFDVTKTYTFWSGIIGGTFLMLSYFGTDQSQVQRYLAAKSVDEARSSLLMSAYWKIPLQALVLLVGVLVFLFFLFEPPPMLFNPTHSAKVQAAEPAVYASLESRYATAIAARTSAARAASDARHTGNNAAASAALIGFKTTDAEVTAVRADALKEAERITGQPSRDVNYIIPRFVLGFLPLGLAGLFIAAVLGAAMSAISAELSSLSTATVIDFYRRWYRPEASDQHFLNVSRIATAGWGVFACVVATYAATLGSLIEVVNRFGSFFYGSILGVFILAMIPRTRALGAFVGLLAGMSVVASVSFGAPSVAFLWHNVIGAVTVVLVGSVLSLGGERVP, from the coding sequence ATGCATTGGATCAACTGGGTCGTGGTGGCCGCCTACCTGACATATCTGGTCGTCGACGGCCTTCGTCGATCACGCGGCACGTCCAATCTGGAAGGCTACTTTCTGGCCGGACGCAGCCTGCCGTGGTGGGCCGTCGGACTATCCGTCATGGCCACGCAGCTCTCGGCCGTCACGCTCATCGGGACAACCGGCCAGGGTGCGACCGACGGGCTGCGCTTCGTGCAGTTCTATTTCGGACTGCCGATTGCCATGGTCATTCTGGGCGTCACGCTGGTGCCGTTCCTGCACGGCGCCAAGGTCTACACCGCCTACGAGTACCTTGAGCGGCGATTTGACGCCAAGACGCGGTCACTCACCAGTTTGCTGTTCCTGCTGTCGCGCGGCATGTCGTGCAGCACCATCCTCGCGGCGCCTGCGGTGGTGTTCTCGGCCATCTTCGGCTGGGACCTGGCTTGGTCCGTGGCGCTCATCGGCATACCCACCATCACGTACACTGTTTTTGGCGGTGTGCGCGCGGTCGCCTGGGCCGACGTGAAGCAAATGGTCATCGTAGTGGCGGCCCTCACGTCCATCGTGATTGTGCTCATCGTGCGGATGCCCATTCCACTCGACGACGCACTGCACATTGCCGGTGCGGCCGGTCGCCTGCAGGTGTTCGATTTCTCCTTCGATGTGACGAAGACGTACACGTTCTGGTCGGGGATCATCGGCGGCACATTCCTCATGCTGTCGTACTTCGGCACGGATCAGAGTCAGGTGCAGCGCTATCTCGCGGCCAAGTCGGTGGATGAAGCGCGCAGCTCGTTGCTCATGAGTGCGTACTGGAAGATTCCACTGCAGGCGCTGGTGCTGCTGGTGGGTGTGCTGGTGTTCCTGTTTTTCCTGTTCGAGCCGCCGCCCATGCTGTTCAACCCCACGCACAGCGCCAAGGTGCAGGCGGCCGAACCCGCCGTGTACGCGTCGCTCGAATCGCGCTACGCCACCGCCATCGCGGCGCGCACATCAGCCGCCCGTGCTGCGTCCGATGCGCGGCACACCGGTAACAACGCGGCTGCCAGCGCCGCGCTGATTGGCTTCAAGACGACCGACGCGGAAGTCACCGCCGTGCGCGCCGACGCCCTGAAGGAAGCGGAGCGCATCACCGGTCAGCCCTCACGCGACGTCAATTACATCATTCCGCGCTTTGTGCTGGGCTTTCTCCCTCTGGGCCTCGCCGGGCTCTTCATCGCCGCCGTGCTCGGCGCCGCCATGTCCGCCATCTCGGCCGAACTCAGCTCGCTCTCCACCGCCACGGTCATCGATTTCTACCGCCGCTGGTATCGCCCCGAGGCCAGCGACCAGCACTTCCTGAATGTGTCGCGCATCGCCACGGCGGGATGGGGGGTTTTTGCCTGTGTCGTTGCCACATACGCCGCCACGCTCGGTTCTCTCATCGAAGTCGTGAATCGCTTCGGATCGTTTTTCTACGGCTCGATTCTGGGCGTGTTCATTCTGGCCATGATCCCGCGCACGCGTGCCCTCGGCGCCTTCGTGGGCCTGCTGGCCGGCATGAGTGTCGTCGCGTCCGTGTCATTTGGTGCACCGTCGGTGGCGTTCCTCTGGCACAATGTCATTGGCGCCGTGACCGTGGTGCTTGTGGGGTCCGTACTCAGTTTGGGCGGAGAGAGAGTACCCTGA
- a CDS encoding NAD(P)/FAD-dependent oxidoreductase, translated as MPDRTPDTRPHVIIIGGGFAGLAAARELRRAPVRITLLDRENHHTFQPLLYQVATAGLAPSDITVPIRWRLRHQQNTTVLLAEVRQIDAARRFVRLDDQSELHYDFLIVATGARHGYFGHDEWEAFAPGLKSIEDAYDMRQRFLMAFERAERSDDPAEREANLTFVVVGAGPTGVELAGSLPDIARSALAKDFRNIDTRTTRVLLVEAGPRILPTFPEDLSRAAQRDLERLGVEVLLGTPVTHIDATSVVVGTSPIATRTVFWAAGNVASPLGRMLGAETDRSGRVKVESDCSVLGHAEVFVVGDLCALLRADGKPVPAVAPTANQTGQHAARMIRATVGGRPRAPFRYFHKGDLATIGRHKAVAAFGGLHLSGYLTWFLWLFVHLMYLVGFRNRAVVLVQWAYAYITYQRGVRLIAGTWRRPAPAIEPR; from the coding sequence ATGCCTGACCGCACGCCAGATACCCGTCCGCACGTGATTATCATCGGAGGCGGCTTCGCCGGATTGGCGGCCGCTCGCGAGCTGCGCCGGGCACCAGTGCGCATTACGCTCCTCGATCGCGAGAACCACCATACGTTTCAGCCGCTGCTCTATCAGGTGGCTACGGCGGGTTTGGCCCCCAGCGACATCACCGTCCCGATCCGCTGGCGATTGCGCCATCAGCAGAACACGACGGTCCTGCTGGCCGAGGTGCGACAAATCGATGCGGCACGCCGATTCGTCAGGCTGGACGACCAGAGCGAGCTTCACTACGACTTCCTGATCGTGGCCACCGGCGCCCGCCACGGGTACTTCGGTCATGACGAGTGGGAGGCGTTCGCCCCGGGGCTCAAGAGCATTGAGGACGCCTACGACATGCGACAGCGCTTTCTCATGGCATTCGAGCGGGCCGAGCGGTCGGACGATCCTGCCGAACGTGAGGCGAACCTGACGTTCGTGGTGGTGGGTGCTGGTCCAACCGGGGTGGAGCTGGCGGGGAGCTTGCCGGACATCGCCCGCAGCGCGTTGGCGAAGGATTTCCGCAATATCGACACGCGGACCACGCGGGTCCTGCTGGTCGAAGCGGGTCCGAGGATCCTACCCACGTTCCCCGAGGATCTGTCGCGGGCGGCGCAGCGTGATCTGGAACGACTGGGGGTTGAGGTGCTCCTGGGAACGCCGGTGACGCACATCGACGCCACGTCGGTCGTTGTGGGCACGAGCCCCATCGCCACGCGCACCGTGTTCTGGGCGGCGGGTAACGTGGCGTCGCCGCTGGGGCGAATGCTGGGCGCCGAGACGGATCGCTCTGGTCGGGTGAAGGTGGAGAGCGACTGCTCGGTGTTGGGGCATGCGGAAGTCTTTGTGGTGGGCGACCTGTGCGCGCTCCTCCGTGCCGATGGCAAACCCGTCCCTGCGGTGGCACCGACCGCCAACCAAACCGGTCAACACGCCGCGCGCATGATTCGGGCGACAGTGGGTGGCAGACCGCGCGCACCGTTTCGATACTTCCACAAAGGTGACCTCGCCACGATTGGCCGGCACAAGGCTGTGGCGGCGTTCGGTGGGCTTCACCTCAGCGGCTATCTCACCTGGTTCCTGTGGCTTTTTGTCCACCTGATGTATCTGGTGGGTTTTCGCAATCGTGCGGTGGTGCTGGTGCAGTGGGCGTATGCCTATATCACGTACCAGCGAGGTGTGCGATTGATTGCGGGTACATGGCGCCGCCCTGCGCCCGCGATCGAACCTCGCTAG
- a CDS encoding response regulator encodes MALESLSEQALSQGLPDAVALAEALARTERELSTIIELAPSAVRVIDLSGRVVRANTHAQSEVADAPPLTVRELWERDQPRRLEDDVTLAFLETPAMRALAGITTRGELLAVRGSPAGDHRVLEVNAAPLLDDCERVIGAVLLDRDVSESRRLERILDQEALRSAELESRVMTEADRIEQIVEERARALAAREAIMARDRRLAAIGQLAAGVMHDVNNALNPIMAAAYLLRHHAESPDAVRDYADRIRTAAETGAATASRVGRFIRQEPMHAGADQIIDLSTLVEEVLGLTESMRQRRPRGGAEVLVERDYGVRVTIRGIPGEIREALLNLVSNAMDAMPDGGTLTVRTAVSNSEAVVVVQDDGSGMSAEVRERAFEPFFTTKGAAGSGLGLAEVYGIARRHRGSVTLASAPGEGAAISIHFPLEQPDPLTEEPEGPLVQAVPLHILVVEDHNDGREFLRRLLQANGHMVDAVANCTEARERLAAAATSVYHLMLTDVGLPDGSGWDLVAFVRERFPSLRVGVITGWEPMISSADAVGAEFVLRKPLNAAELLAHIAGQSGSRSTRAMT; translated from the coding sequence ATGGCTCTTGAGTCGCTGAGCGAGCAGGCGTTGTCACAAGGATTGCCAGATGCGGTGGCGCTCGCCGAGGCATTGGCGCGTACGGAACGAGAGCTGTCGACGATTATTGAACTCGCGCCATCGGCGGTGCGGGTCATCGATCTGAGCGGCCGCGTGGTGCGGGCAAACACCCATGCGCAGTCGGAAGTGGCCGATGCGCCGCCGCTCACCGTGCGGGAGCTTTGGGAGCGCGATCAACCCCGGCGTCTGGAAGACGACGTGACGTTGGCGTTCCTCGAGACGCCGGCGATGCGCGCCCTGGCGGGTATCACCACACGCGGCGAATTGCTGGCGGTCCGCGGTTCCCCAGCGGGTGACCATCGCGTTCTCGAAGTGAATGCGGCCCCGTTGCTCGATGACTGTGAACGCGTGATCGGGGCCGTGCTGCTTGATCGCGATGTGTCCGAGAGCCGTCGATTGGAGCGGATCCTGGATCAGGAGGCGCTACGCAGTGCGGAATTGGAGTCGCGCGTGATGACCGAGGCGGATCGGATCGAACAAATCGTCGAGGAACGCGCGCGCGCGCTGGCCGCTCGCGAGGCCATCATGGCGCGCGACCGACGATTGGCGGCCATCGGGCAATTGGCGGCCGGCGTGATGCACGACGTGAACAACGCCCTCAACCCGATCATGGCGGCGGCGTATTTGCTGCGGCACCACGCCGAGTCACCGGACGCTGTTCGTGACTACGCCGATCGGATTCGCACAGCGGCCGAAACTGGCGCGGCCACGGCGTCCCGCGTGGGCCGGTTCATTCGCCAGGAACCGATGCACGCCGGGGCGGATCAGATCATCGACCTCTCGACGCTGGTCGAAGAGGTGCTCGGGCTGACGGAGTCGATGCGGCAGCGTCGGCCCCGCGGGGGAGCAGAGGTATTGGTGGAGCGTGACTATGGCGTGCGGGTGACGATTCGCGGAATTCCGGGCGAGATCCGTGAAGCGCTCCTCAACCTGGTCTCGAACGCGATGGACGCCATGCCGGACGGCGGAACGCTGACCGTCCGGACCGCCGTGTCCAATAGCGAGGCGGTGGTCGTTGTCCAGGACGATGGGTCGGGGATGAGTGCGGAGGTTCGCGAGCGCGCGTTTGAACCGTTCTTCACCACCAAGGGTGCGGCGGGATCGGGATTGGGATTGGCCGAGGTGTACGGGATCGCGCGCCGACATCGTGGTTCGGTCACGCTGGCCTCGGCTCCCGGAGAGGGCGCTGCGATCAGCATACACTTTCCGCTGGAACAGCCTGACCCGTTGACTGAAGAGCCAGAGGGGCCTCTGGTGCAGGCCGTGCCGCTCCATATTCTGGTGGTCGAGGACCACAACGACGGCCGGGAGTTCCTGCGCCGACTCCTTCAGGCCAATGGACACATGGTGGACGCGGTCGCGAATTGTACGGAAGCGCGTGAACGACTCGCGGCGGCGGCGACTTCCGTGTACCATCTCATGCTGACCGACGTCGGTCTGCCGGACGGAAGCGGCTGGGATCTGGTCGCTTTCGTTCGAGAACGGTTCCCCTCCTTGCGAGTCGGGGTGATTACTGGGTGGGAACCGATGATCAGCAGTGCGGACGCAGTGGGCGCAGAATTCGTGCTGCGCAAGCCGCTCAACGCTGCCGAGTTGCTGGCTCATATCGCGGGGCAATCGGGCTCCCGCTCTACCCGAGCAATGACATGA
- a CDS encoding ANTAR domain-containing protein, producing MTDVPSTIRVLVAEDNALERSTLVDLLSALGHMVVAEVASGAEAIERAQQLTPDAVLLDVHMPGASGVEAADAIAHALPGTAVVLITGDLSLSLSSADALRSTAVALLAKPTPPTTLDATLRMAVMRARELLEAKREAAEAKEQLEARKLIERAKGILMRRTGSSEQEAYRIMQRSSQDRSVRMVDIAKAVIDSEPGMKP from the coding sequence ATGACGGACGTTCCGTCGACAATTCGTGTACTGGTTGCCGAAGACAATGCCCTCGAGCGTTCGACGCTGGTCGACCTGCTGAGCGCACTGGGACACATGGTGGTGGCGGAGGTCGCATCCGGTGCGGAGGCGATCGAGCGAGCGCAACAGCTCACGCCGGACGCCGTGCTGCTCGATGTGCATATGCCTGGTGCCAGCGGCGTGGAGGCGGCGGATGCCATCGCACATGCGCTACCCGGCACTGCGGTGGTGCTCATCACCGGTGACCTGTCGCTGTCCCTGTCCTCGGCCGATGCCTTGCGCAGCACCGCGGTCGCGCTGCTGGCCAAGCCGACTCCGCCGACCACATTGGACGCGACCCTGCGCATGGCCGTCATGCGCGCCCGCGAGCTGTTGGAAGCCAAGCGGGAAGCGGCGGAGGCGAAGGAGCAGTTGGAAGCGCGCAAACTCATCGAACGCGCGAAAGGCATCCTGATGCGCCGCACCGGCAGCAGCGAGCAGGAAGCGTATCGCATCATGCAGCGCAGCAGCCAGGATCGATCAGTGCGCATGGTGGATATCGCGAAGGCCGTGATTGACAGCGAGCCGGGCATGAAGCCCTGA
- a CDS encoding M20/M25/M40 family metallo-hydrolase: protein MPLFTRRSALWLTCLATATTVGAQPRMSAPGAPTSLTPQQQAARAIYKELVEINTVDSVGSVTKAAEAMAVRFRAAGFPEADIHIVGPADKPTKQNLVVRYRGKGQGKPILLLAHLDVVAALRSDWPRDPFIMVEQDGYFLGRGVADDKSMASMFVANLLRYKQEGYVPTRDLILALTADEEGGGANGVGWLIANHKELIDAEYAINEGGGGTLVDDKPLFHSVQAAEKVPVNYTLTVLNTGGHSSVPRLDNAIYQLASALTKVQRYTFPVELNDVSRPFFEQTAKVEMPSLAVAMRAIVANPRDSVAAATISKDPRYASMLRTSCVATRLAGGHADNALPQTATANINCRVAPTSTGDDVKAVLDRVIADSGVKITMRGGGRDNAGGKPSAIDPTLLGATQALTKKMFNDVPVIPTMSTGATDGRFLRAAGIPTYGVSGIFSAAGETNAHGRDEKLRVKSYYDGLAFLYELVKQVASPPPGKPVS from the coding sequence ATGCCCCTATTCACCCGCCGCTCCGCACTCTGGCTGACCTGCCTCGCCACGGCCACCACTGTCGGCGCCCAGCCCCGAATGAGCGCCCCCGGTGCCCCCACCTCGCTCACCCCGCAGCAGCAGGCGGCGCGCGCCATCTACAAGGAACTGGTCGAGATCAACACGGTTGACTCGGTCGGCTCGGTCACCAAGGCCGCCGAGGCGATGGCCGTTCGGTTCCGCGCCGCCGGCTTCCCCGAAGCCGACATTCACATCGTCGGCCCCGCCGACAAACCCACCAAGCAGAACCTGGTGGTACGCTATCGTGGCAAAGGACAAGGCAAACCGATTCTCCTGCTCGCCCACCTCGACGTAGTCGCAGCGCTGCGCAGTGACTGGCCGCGCGATCCGTTCATCATGGTGGAACAGGACGGCTATTTCCTGGGTCGCGGAGTCGCCGACGACAAGTCGATGGCCTCGATGTTCGTGGCCAACCTGCTGCGCTACAAACAGGAAGGGTACGTGCCCACCCGCGATTTGATTCTGGCCCTCACCGCCGACGAGGAAGGCGGCGGCGCGAACGGCGTGGGGTGGCTCATCGCCAACCACAAGGAACTGATCGACGCCGAATACGCCATCAACGAAGGCGGCGGCGGCACGCTGGTGGATGACAAGCCGCTGTTTCATTCCGTGCAGGCGGCCGAAAAGGTACCTGTGAACTACACGCTGACCGTGCTCAATACCGGCGGTCACTCCAGCGTGCCTCGTCTCGACAACGCCATCTATCAATTGGCGTCTGCCCTCACCAAGGTGCAGCGGTACACGTTTCCCGTGGAATTGAATGACGTGTCCCGCCCGTTCTTCGAACAGACCGCCAAGGTCGAAATGCCGTCGCTGGCGGTGGCGATGCGCGCAATTGTGGCCAATCCGCGCGATTCCGTGGCCGCGGCCACCATCTCCAAGGACCCGCGCTACGCGTCGATGCTGCGCACCAGTTGCGTCGCCACCCGTCTGGCCGGTGGGCACGCCGACAACGCCCTCCCACAAACCGCGACGGCGAACATCAATTGCCGGGTCGCGCCAACGTCCACCGGTGACGATGTGAAAGCGGTGCTCGATCGCGTTATCGCCGACAGCGGCGTGAAGATCACCATGCGCGGTGGTGGCCGTGACAACGCGGGTGGCAAGCCCAGCGCCATCGACCCGACGCTGCTCGGGGCCACGCAGGCGCTCACGAAGAAGATGTTCAACGACGTGCCGGTGATTCCCACCATGTCCACCGGCGCCACCGACGGCCGATTCCTGCGCGCCGCCGGCATCCCCACCTATGGCGTGAGCGGCATCTTCAGCGCCGCTGGCGAAACGAATGCGCACGGTCGCGATGAGAAGTTGCGCGTCAAGTCATACTACGACGGCTTGGCATTTCTCTACGAACTGGTGAAACAGGTCGCCAGCCCGCCACCAGGCAAACCCGTGTCATGA
- a CDS encoding DUF3221 domain-containing protein: MILNHLPLPAHSLRGATKVLLVAVCATAAACGDSAKSPSEPKTPVGIAGRITSVVPTGSFRGTIRVEENPLAPSGGNKALVTVTGATTILLLSRAEGEFRQLRSGQWVRVWFNGPVAESYPVQGTAATIVIDSAGTTVMNRVPR, from the coding sequence ATGATTCTCAACCACCTGCCTCTTCCGGCCCATTCGCTTCGCGGCGCGACCAAGGTACTGCTGGTCGCCGTCTGCGCGACGGCCGCCGCCTGTGGTGATTCGGCGAAATCGCCGTCCGAACCCAAAACGCCCGTTGGCATCGCCGGGCGCATTACCTCCGTGGTGCCGACGGGGAGTTTTCGCGGCACCATCCGCGTCGAGGAAAATCCCCTCGCCCCGTCGGGCGGCAACAAAGCCCTCGTCACCGTAACGGGCGCGACCACGATCCTGCTGCTCTCACGCGCTGAGGGCGAGTTCCGCCAGCTGCGGTCCGGGCAATGGGTACGCGTCTGGTTCAATGGGCCGGTCGCCGAGTCGTATCCGGTGCAGGGCACGGCGGCGACAATCGTGATCGATTCCGCTGGCACCACCGTGATGAATCGCGTCCCACGATAG